Part of the Pseudobacteriovorax antillogorgiicola genome is shown below.
GATGCAGCTCTATCACGACTTTGGGAGTAGTGTTCGAGCGAGAAGCTTTGTGCTTCGGCCGTGTAGGTGCAGCCGTAAAATGCAACTTGATCAGAGTTTGCATAATCAACAAGATCAATGCAAGACAGTTCGCAGAACTCTTGGAAAAAGCATTGGGTCGCATTGGGATTAGGAGTCGTAATGCGGTAACCAGAGTCATAAGCTTGAAAGCGTACTGGTTGTGCACTTGAACATTCCGAGAACCCCAGGCTCGTGACAATAGCCGCGTCTGTATTTAAATCGTAACTCCACCGGCTTGGGCCTGAAAGGCAGAGTCCTGAGTCTGCATGCTGAAGATAGAAGTCACGGGATCCTAGATCTGAACTTTCAAGGGCAACGGAAAGCGGCATCACGGAATTGATGGGAACGACAATGGCTTCTGAGTTCATCGGATTCGAGCTGTTGCGAACGAGTAAACTGATCGAAAGTTTTTGATTGCTGATAAATTGTCGAGGAGCCTTGCCGTTCCAATGCCAATCCCCGGTCTCGATACGGGTCATAGAAACTTCTACGGTAGACGCTCCGTTTTCCACTAAACTCGCGCGCTCTATATAGATCTGATCAACGAAGGCAGACTTTGCAGTGAGGCTTTGATCTTCGAATACAGCGCAACCGAATCCTAAGTTGGCCTCATCGCTTAAGTTTGTGTCTACTGAGCAGGACAGGAAGGCTCCACCAACCATTACTGGCTCGTTGACGGCAGTGGTGAATGAGTCTGGATCGTGAGGGGAAAGATCTTCATTGGCCTCTACTTGTGAACCAGGCTTATCTAGGGAGATAGTCGTGCTCTTCTCAGTGCTATCTAGAAAGTTATCTGCAGGTGAGCAAGACAGGGTTAGAATGATGATTGCCATAGGTCGTGACACTTTCATGAAAGTCTCCAAGAGTGATATTACTATTTTGGATCACATAAATGTGCTATCGGAATCTTTACCATGATCTCATATTTTTATTCTAAGCTGTTGAATATATAACCATATATAAGGGCTAATTCTTCCAATCTAGCTAGCTCGTTAGTGTGACTTAAGGACGTTAATACTTAACTGATAATCGTCTGAGAAGAATTTTGAGGCTTGTCACATGATTCTGCCTACAGGTAGTGGCAGCGGGGTAGGGAGTATTGGCATTCATTTTGGGCCCTAAATGAGAGACTGTTTTTGCAGCCTCTCTTCTTAGTTTTTGAGACCCTACTACATTCGTTCCTGGCGAGCTTTATGAAGCTTTTCATAGGACTCGATGAGTCGCTGATGCTTGTCCAAGCCCGACAACCTATCATCAGTAGGCGTTAACCCGTGAAAGCGCATCTGTCCTTGAATAACCGCAATTACCTGATCCATTTCCTCTTTGCCAAACATCCGCTTGAGGTTTTCTGTGTAGTTGTCCAGCTCGATGCTCTCATCGAGGCTAATGGCTAGAACAGTTTGGATTGCCTGATAGTATAAGCGGCGGCTTTGGTGGAGTTCATTAAATGTCAGTAGCTCTTCCACTAACTCCTTGGCTTGATCAAGGTTTTGTAAGGCAAGATGGATCATGATTTTCAACTCACCAATATTAAGCTGGCCCCACACACTGTTTTCATCAAAAGCTATTCCAATTAACTCCGAAATGAGAGTGTAGTTATCTTGTTCACTTTCTTCGAATCGTTCGAGCAGATCCTCAAGATCCTCGTCGTCTTGCTCATGGATATTTAAGATATCAGAGCGAAAATAAAGAGCCTTGTTGGTATTGTCCCAGATCAAGTCCTCAACGGGATAGATTTCTGAATAGCCAGGGACTAGAATGCGGCAGGCATGGGCACCGAGATCTTGGTAGTCTGCAATATAGACTTCTTTTTCCATAGATTTAAGGATATCGAGCAGATAATCATGCTCTTCTTTGGTATTACCCTCGATGTTCCAATCAGAGAAATCATAATCGCTTTTGCTGCTGAAAAACTTCCAAGAAACCACACCGGTAGAATCAACAAAGTGTTCAACGAAGTTATTGGGTTCTGTCACCGCAAGGCTGTTGAATGTCGGTGCAGGCATGTCGTTGAGACCCTCAAAGCTCCTGCCTTGCAAGAGCTCCGTTAAACTACGCTCTAAAGCTACTTCAAATTTTGGATGAGCTCCGAAAGAAGCATAGACACCGCCCGTCTTAGGATTCATGAGGGTGACACACATCACTGGGAAACGACCCCCTAGGGATGCATCCTTCACCAGTAACGGAAATCCGCGTTCCTCTAATGACTTAATTCCTGCCTCAATTGAAGGGTATCTGGCTAAAACGGATGCTGGAACATCGGGGAGCGCAAGTTCGTCTTCTAAGATTTGTTTTTTTACGGCTCGCTCGAAAATCTCTGATAAGCATTGAACACGAGCTTCGTGGAGACTGTTGCCGGCACTCATACCATTGCTAACGTAAAGGTTACCAACCAAGCCAACCGGCACATATACTGTTTCTTGGTCCGATTGCCTGATAAACGGCTGGGCACAGATTCCTCGCTCAATAAGCCCTGAATTGGTATCGAGAAGGTGGCCAGCTAAGAGTTCACCTTCGGGGTTATATATTGACAGCATGGTGTCATCCATGAGGCCATCGGGAATAGGAGCATCGGGCTCAGAGTCAAACCACTTCTCATTAGGGTAGTGGACGAAGGATCGGGAGGCAATGTCTTCACCTAGGTAAAAGTCGTTGTAGAAGTAATTACAGCTAATACGCTCAAGGTACTCACCTAGTGCCGATGCCAAGGCACTTTCCTTAGTGGAGCCCTTGCCGTTGGTGAAGCAAAGCGGCGATGTTGCGTCGCGGATATGAACCGACCAGACATGGGGGACGATATTACGCCACGAAGCAATCTCAATTTTGATGCCCAGCTGAGCCAGGGCATTGGTCATGGCTTGGATGGTTTCTTCTAAGGGAGCATCTTTGCCAAGAATCATGGTTTTGGAGTTCGACGATTCACCGTGGGAATACAGAAGACCCGCATCTTGACCCAGAGTATCCACCGATTCAATTTGAAAATCGGGGCCAGTTTGAATCACCTTTTTTACCGTACAGCGATCCATCGCTTTGAGAATACCCTCG
Proteins encoded:
- a CDS encoding OsmC domain/YcaO domain-containing protein, which gives rise to MEINVRFLDNLRLEASFDDFTITTDQPIRYKGDGTAPSPFDYFLASSALCAAYFVKVYCKARDIPTDDIRISQNNTIDPENRYNQIFSIKVELPADLPEKHREGILKAMDRCTVKKVIQTGPDFQIESVDTLGQDAGLLYSHGESSNSKTMILGKDAPLEETIQAMTNALAQLGIKIEIASWRNIVPHVWSVHIRDATSPLCFTNGKGSTKESALASALGEYLERISCNYFYNDFYLGEDIASRSFVHYPNEKWFDSEPDAPIPDGLMDDTMLSIYNPEGELLAGHLLDTNSGLIERGICAQPFIRQSDQETVYVPVGLVGNLYVSNGMSAGNSLHEARVQCLSEIFERAVKKQILEDELALPDVPASVLARYPSIEAGIKSLEERGFPLLVKDASLGGRFPVMCVTLMNPKTGGVYASFGAHPKFEVALERSLTELLQGRSFEGLNDMPAPTFNSLAVTEPNNFVEHFVDSTGVVSWKFFSSKSDYDFSDWNIEGNTKEEHDYLLDILKSMEKEVYIADYQDLGAHACRILVPGYSEIYPVEDLIWDNTNKALYFRSDILNIHEQDDEDLEDLLERFEESEQDNYTLISELIGIAFDENSVWGQLNIGELKIMIHLALQNLDQAKELVEELLTFNELHQSRRLYYQAIQTVLAISLDESIELDNYTENLKRMFGKEEMDQVIAVIQGQMRFHGLTPTDDRLSGLDKHQRLIESYEKLHKARQERM